The segment AGTATTGTTGAGACATGGGGAAAGCATATGGAATAAGGAAAACCGCTTCACCGGGTGGACTGATGTGGATATCTCAGAACAGGGTAGGATCGAAGCCCAACAAGCCGGTAAAGTCCTTAAAGAAAATGCACACATTTTCGACATTGCTTACACTTCTGTTCTGAAACGTGCCATACGAACACTCTGGATTGTGCTGGATGAACTCGATCAAATGTGGATTCCTGTGGAGCGTTCATGGCGTCTCAACGAACGCCACTATGGCGCGCTGCAAGGCCTGAACAAGGCAGAAACGGCAAAGCAATTTGGTGATGACAAGGTACTCCTCTGGCGCAGAAGCTATGATATCCGTCCTCCGGCTCTGGAAAAAACAGACGAACGGTATCCGGGCCGTGACCCGCGCTACCGTGAACTAAAAGACAGCGAATTGCCCTTAACGGAGTGTCTCAGAGATACGGTTAACCGTTTTTTGCCCTATTGGGAAAGTACTATCGCCCCAGCTATCAAAGCTGGAAAGAATGTAATCATAGTCGCTCATGGCAACAGCCTGAGGGCCCTGGTGAAACACCTGGACAGGATCAGCGACAAGGATATTATATCTCTCAACATACCCACCGGGATCCCCCTGGTTTATGAACTGGACGGCCAGCTGCAGCCAATACGAAGTTACTATCTCACCGATGCTGAAACCAAACCACAGGCAGCACAAACCATATCTGCAGAGGACAAAGCCGATGAGTAAACAATACGCCCAAACAATATATTCTTTCATCCTGCAATAAGATGCCCTGTTCCGGATAGTATTGAGATTGTTTCGTCGCGGAGTTTACACTGAGTAAAAACGAATGTATTCCCCGCAATGACATTTTTTCCATAGTTATTTTACTGAAACGCAACAATTTATTTCCCTGTATATATAGTTGATCATGGCACCGTCAATCCCGGAGAGACAGATTTGCAACTGGTTACTGACTGCCTATTTATTTATCAACACATACAGGAGTGAGGCTAACCATAAGAGAGAAAAAAGCAGAGGTGCACCCAAAAGGTAATATTTTGACGGAAAGCTGCCCAGCGCCTTCAACCATGATGGGGCACCCTTTTCCGCCTTTGTGGTATGTAAAATATCAAATCGCTGATCACTGGGATATTTGTCAGAAATCATTTTTGCCTTTATCTGCCACACCTTCTGAAAAAGACTGGTTCTCCCGATAGAAAGTACCCAAATACATGAAAATACTACCCCAGCCAGAAACAGGAACCAGTTTTTTTTCTCAAATCCGCCAGCTATCTGAATTGCCGAAACCAAAATTCCATTTACGATCAGGAGTACCTGCAATTTGTGCGTCTTTATCGGGTTCTCATCCTTCCAGAGTTGTATATAGGTTTTATATGCCTCGTAGTCTTTCTCTTTCTCTCTATCTCTATCTTTATCTTCCCCATTCATAAACCATACTCTCCAACAGTATGTATCTGTATTTGTTCATATAAGTTCAGTAAAATTGTTTTTATAAAGTTTTATATGGTCTGAGACCGATTGTATGATACTCGCTTCCAAAAATATAGTCAATGGTAGTTTTTTATAATTACGAAAGCCTTATCGTATGGTTTTGCAAAGCATTAAGTTTGAAGAACAATTCAGACAGACGTTTTATTATTCATTTGCGAAATCAACATTTTCTGTAAAATCCTTTGAGTAAGAACAGAATTCTTATATTATATATGTTGTGTATGCAAATACTGAAAGATTGTATGATGGAAAGGATCGTGAAAGAAGGAAAGATAACCTTTGCCAGGTTTATGGAAATGGCATTGTATCATCCCCAATATGGATACTATAATTCAGAGAAGGAACGCATAGGAAAATCTGGCGATTATTATACAAGCCCCACTGTTCATAAGATGTTTGGAGAACTTATTGCAAAACAATTGAAAGAAATGTGGAGGACTATGGGAAGAGGGCAATTTACCGTTGCCGAAATAGGTGCGAACAGCGGCTGGTTGTGCCATGATATTATTCACTCTGTCAGAAAAAAATATCCGGATTTTTATGACCACCTTCACTATTGTATTATCGAAACGAATCCTTATGCAGGGGATAAACAAAGACTGCTCTTGAACTCTTCCGGACCGGCAGATAAAAAGGTCTCCTGGCACAGCTATACTAAGGATGGATTCTCTTTTGACAAGATTGAAGGCTGCTTTTTATCAAATGAGTTTGTTGATGCGTTGCCTGTACACCGGTTGCGGGTAAAAAATAAGGTTTTAAAGGAAATATATGTTGGTTATAATGGCGTAAATTTTTTTGAAACAGAAGGCGAAGTCTCCACACATCTTATAAAGGAATATCTTGAAAGACTTCCGCTATCCCTGCAGGAAGGACAGGAATGCGAGGTAAATTTATGTGCTGTTGACTGGCTCAAACACATCTCGGAAAAACTGCAAAAGGGATTTGTAATAACCATCGATTATGGTGATACAATCGATAGGATATACCGGGAGGGTAGTTTAAGCGGAACTGTGCGATGCTTTTATAAACATACCGTAAACCGTGATTACTATCACCGGCCGGGTGAGCAGGATATTACGGCACATGTTGATTTTACCACCCTGATGGATATGGGGAAAGTTTTTGGGCTAGAGGTTACCGGTTTCACAAAACAATCGCATTATTTCATTGCATTGGGTATCCTGGAAAGGTTAAATACTATGAAGAATGACCTCGATACCATTTTGAAGGTAAAAAATCTTTTTCACCCGGAGGGGATGGGAGAGGTTTTTAAAGTATTAATCCAGCACAAGAATATCGAAGATCCTCATCTGGAGAGTTTACGACCTTTACATTTAATAACTCTGTAAGAAAGGAGATTGTTTATGAAAATAGGTCCCGTTTCAGAACCCGCCACGATAATGGAAATCCTCATGGAGGCAATAAAAAGAGAACAGGAATCGTACGATTACTATTACCGTGCTGCATTACAGGCGACGAAACCTGCCACACGCAAGATGTTGCTCAAACTTGCAGAATGGGAAAAAGAACATGTCAGCGAGCTGAGTAACCACATTATGGAGATCAAGGCACAAATGGAGATTGACCGTGCCATGACCGGCGGCATGTAAATCAGTTCGTAAAATTCACAATAATTTTCGGAAGATACCAAAAAAAGGAAAAATGATGGATATTCAACGAGATGATTTACTGCAAATGTATTATTATCTCAAATTAACCCGCAAGTTTGAAGAAAGGATCACCTCGCTGTATCATCAGGGAAGAATATTGGGAGGAGCATGGACAAGTAACGGTACAGAGGCGGTTTCCGTGGGGTATGCCTTTGCGCTTGAAAAAAATGACATTGCGGCTTCGTATTTCAGAGATATGGGAGCGTTCATTATCCGGGGCATTTCCGTAAAACGCATTATGGCCCAATATTTGGGTAAAAAAACAGGCGTGTCAGGAGGAAAGGAAGGTAATGTTCATATAGGAGATTTGAATTATGGCGTTTTTGGTTTTCCCAGTCATCTTGCAGATAACTATCCTGTCGGAGCAGGCGCAGCCCTTGCCTTTAAAATCCGGGGGGAAAAAAGGGTAGTTGCTGCTTGTACCGGAGACGGCGGAACAAGCCGTGGTGATTTCCACGAAGCAATGAACTTTGCCTCTGTAAGAAAATTACCTATTGTGTTTTTTTGTAATAATAACCAGTATGCCTATTCAACACCGCTCCATTTGCAAATGGCCGTTAAAAACATTGCAGATCGCGCCCTCGCTTATGGCATGCCCAATAAGATTGTAGACGGAAATAATGTTGTGGACGTCTATACCGCCGCAAAGGAGGCATACGAATTTGCACGGAATGGCGGCGGACCTACCTTTATTGAGTGCAAGACCATGAGGATGCATGGCCATTCTGAACACGACAGCGCCAAGTATGTACCGCGCGAATTATTGGAGGAATGGAGGAAGAAAGACCCTATTACAAATATGGAAACATATTTACGGGAAAACAATATTGTAAAAAAAGAAGAACTGGATAGTATTGATACTCGGATTAAGAATGAAATTGACGAGGCTGAAGAGTTTGCAGAAACTAGCCCCTACCCGTCTCCGGAAGATGCACTTGAAGACGTGTATGCAACTCCGGTAGAAGAATAAATGAGTGCTGATCAGAAGAGCTGGAGAATGAATACAGGACAAGGCTTACATCTGACATTCCTACAAGAGGCTGCTTCATCGCTACGCTCCTCTCTATGACATGACCTGCAAACATTTTACTGAAACATAAGAAACAGCGTTATAAAAAGGATATATGGAGTTATGAAAGAGATCAACTACCTGGAAGCAATTAAAGAGGCATTATATGAAGAAATGGTGAGGGATCAGAGTGTACTCATATTGGGTGAAGATGTCGGAGTATATGGCGGAGCATTTCGTGTAACAGAAGGGTTTTATGAAAAATTCGGGGAATGGCGCGTTCTTGATACCCCGTTATCGGAATCCGGATTTACCGGTGCTGCAATTGGTGCATCATTAGTGGGCATGAGACCTGTGGTGGAGATGCAATTTGCCGATTTTATCTCCTGTGCATTTGATCAGTTGGTAAATGTTGCAGCAAAGAACCATTACCGCTGGGGAGCAGCCACTCCCATTGTCGTACGTGCACCCTATGGCGGAAATATCCACGGTGGCGCATTCCACTCACAGTGTATTGAAGGGTTTTTTTTCAATGTACCGGGACTGAAAATCGTTGCCCCTTCAACTGCATACGACGCAAAAGGTTTACTCAAGGCATCTATTCGCGATAATGACCCTGTTATTTACTGTGAACACAAATATCTCTACCGGCGCATTAAAGACCCGGTTCCGGAGGAAGATTACGTAGTGCCTATTGGGAAAGCACGTGTTGCCATGGAAGGCCGGGATGTATCGGTTATCACTTACGGAGCAATGGTACATACTGCCATTGAAGCTGCACAAATGCTGAAAGACAAGAAAATCTCCTGTGAAATTATTGATTTAAGAACCATTTTACCTTTGGATAAAAAGTCAATCTTTACTACCGTGCAGAAAACAAATAAGGTTGTTGTCGTACATGAACAGACAAAAACAGGCGGTGTCGGGGCCGAGATATCTGCGCTCATCAATGAATATTGCTTTGAATATCTGGATGGACCCGTTATCCGAGTTGCAGCCCCTGATACTCCTGTACCGTTCAGCGCACCGATGGAAGAAGCCTTTATACCAAAAGCAAGCGACATTGTCTCTGCAGTAGAAAAACTTGTCCGTTATTAAGAGGAGATACGGGATATGCCTATTGATGTAATTATGCCGCAAATGGGTGAAAGTGTAGCAGAGGGAACCATCAGTAAATGGCTCGTACATGAAGGAGACACCGTTGAAAAGGATCAGCCTGTCGTTGAAATAAGTACAGATAAAATTGATACGGAAGTGCCCTCTCCCGTTAAAGGTATTTTAAAAAAAATCCTGTATCCGGAAGGAAAGACCGTGCCGGTACAAACAGTAATTGCTCAAATCGAGTCGGCTGAACAAAAAGGCGGTATGGAGATACCCGAAAAAAGACCTGAATTTGCCAAAAAAGCCGAAGAGGTAAAAGAACCCGAAAGAACTGAGGAGAAAGAAAAAAGATACTCACCGTTAGTCCGGAGATTGGCCAGAGAATACCATGTTAATTTAGAAGAGATAAAAGGTACCGGTGAAGGTGGACGTATAACAAAAAAGGATATTATGGACTATGTGTCTTTAAAACCAGTTATTTCCGCCCCTCCTCCGGAGGAGGCCGAAAAGAGGGTTGTTGAAAGAGAGGTGCTTGTCCCGCTCAATCCGAAAAGAAGGCTTACCGCCGAAAGAATGATACAGAGTAAACGGGCAGCCGCTCATGTAACAACGGTATTTGAAATTGACATGACCAATATTGAACGATATCGGGAAATACACAATGTTATATTAAAAAAAGAAGGAATACATTTTACTTATCTGCCATTCATAACCCTTGCTGCAGCACGCGCACTTAGAGAATACCCTATCATGAATTCATCCTGGACAGATGATGGCATATTGCAAAAGAACTATATCAATATAGGAATGGCGGTATCTCTTGAAGACGGACTCATTGTCCCTGTTATCAGGGATGCAGACAAGAAGGATCTTCTGCAATTATCACGGGAAATACAGGATCTCGCTAAACGTTCACGTGAAAAAAAATTAACTCCGGAAGATGTTCAGGGAGGAACTTTTACCATTACCAACTATGGTATTAATGGAAGCCTCTTGGGAACGCCCGTTATCTTATTGCCGCAAGTTGCTATTTTAGGTGCAGGGGCTGTCGTGAAAAAACCTGTTGTTATCGCCGGTGATGCAATTGCAATTCGTTCCATGATGTATCTCAGCCTTTCATTCGACCACCGTGTTATGGACGGAGCAAATGCAGATACGTTCCTTCGTAAAATAAAAGATATTTTAGAAAAGTGGGAGGTTTTTTCTCATAAAAAGGATACATCATATGAAAAGGAACACACTGCTCCTCCAACCGGGTATGGTGGAGTATGGTGAAGCATGGGAACTTCAAAAGGCTCTGTTAGAGGCAAGGGCTTCGGATTCAATACCTGACTGCCTTATCCTGCTCCAGCATCCCCCGACTTTTACCTTTGGGCGCAGGTACAAAGAGGCAAACTTATTCTCAAACAGGGCATATTACGAGGATCATGGATTTGCTGTTTACAAAACGGACCGTGGTGGACTGGCGACCTACCATGGACCGGGTCAGGCAGTTGGTTATCCTATCATAAAAATGAACACCTATACAAAGGATTTTCATTATTATCTCCGGATGCTGGAAAATGTAATGATCGGAACGCTTTCTGATATGGGAATTCCTGCACAACGAAAAGATGGATACACAGGTGTATGGATTCGTGACGCAAAAATCGGTTTCATCGGCATCAGGGTGGCGTTTGGATACACCATGCATGGTTTTTCCCTCAATATAAACAATGACCTGAAACCATTTGATTACATAACGCCTTGCGGCATTGAAGGAATAACAATCACTTCCGTCAGGAATATAACCAATTCAAAGATAGACATGCAGGAGGTTTATGATATACTTAGATATAATTATTCAAATGTATTTAATGTAAGTTTGATACCAACTAAAATAGAGATGGTAATGCAGGAAATATACCTCATGGAAAACCACAGAACAAACAGGTATCAGCATCAAACAGATGAAACCTAACAGAAAATGTAGGCACTTGACCTGTAAACATTGACATTTTTGTCGATAAGTAAATTCATCATGTCAACCGGGACATAACTTACCCTGAATACATTTGCTGGCAGACAAGCGGGGACGCTTGTCACAATAATAATTCCTTACATGCAGGAAGGTAAACCTAAAGGTTTGCCCCTGCGTTTCTCACGTTCGTACGTAGAAAAATCTTAATCTTTTTCGGGTGGAATTAATGACATTTACAAATATTTATCATAACGGAATTTTGGCGGAGGGGAGAAAAAAGGGGATATTTGGCAGCATAAAAGATAAAAAGATACAGGATATAAAACGTGACCGATGGATGGGCGGACCACGAGGCCCCGAAAAGTTAACGTTTACGGATGGCAGTGCCGTAATATTTAAATGTGATATCCGGCGTTACTGGTCATCTATTAATCCGGATACCCCTATCCGTGAGGCAATTGTATATCAAATTGATAAGATAGTAGGTCTCGGACTGGTACCCAAAACCATGGTAATTGATGATACCATTGGTAGCGTGCAATATGACGGGGCAGTTCAGGAATGGATCCCCGATGCGGTAGACGGATATCAGATTGATAAGTTTACAGCAAATCAAAAGAAAGATTTTGAACGCCTCAAGGTTTTTGATTTTATTATTGGGAACGATGACAGGCATTTGGGAAATTTACTGTTTGATAAAAATGGTAAGATGTATGCTATAGATAATTCGGCCTGCCTTGTTATCGATAAAGATGAAGACATTCTGGGTTTTTCAGATTCAATACTCTATTTCTTCAGCACACATGTTATTCATGACATGCCGCATGTAGTTGAAATCATTGAAAAATTCTATACGAATAAAGATCAGATATTGTCACTAATAGATACCTACATCCGTGACAATACAGAGCTTGCCAAATTAATAGTGGAGTCGAGGATTAATTTTCTGTATAAGATGATAAAAATAGACAGGCCTTTCCCAAGAAAGTACCTGCAATGGCGAAATAAATTAAAAGAAGAAATAAATAGTATCTTAAACAGGAAAAATATACCTCTTATGTAAATACAAAACTCATGCATCCGGATTGGTTAAAAACACGACTGCCTTCAGGAGAAAATTTCAACGAAATAAAGGGTATTTTACATAAGGAAAAACTTCACACCGTATGTGAAGAGGCATTATGCCCGAATATTGGAGAATGTTTTGAACAACGGACGGCAACGTTTTTAATACTTGGTGACATATGTACCAGACGCTGCGGATTTTGCGCTGTCAAAAAAGGAAACCCGTCCGGAATCTATGAGGATGAACCGTACCGGATTGCCGGTGCGGTAAAGGAAATTGGCTTACAATATGTTGTAATCACCTCCGTCACAAGGGACGACCTTACCGATGGCGGCGCCTCAATTTACTCGAGGACACTACACGCGATCCGAAGGGCTGTGAAAAATTGCAGGATAGAAGTTTTAATCCCTGATTTTCGTGGCAATACAGAAGCACTGGAAATATTGCTAGAAGCAAAGCCGGACGTCCTGAATCACAACCTAGAAACAATACCCCGGCTCTATTCACTCGTCAGGCCTCAGGCTGATTATTTCCGCTCACTGAAATTGTTGAGACATGCACATGAAAAAATGCCGGCCTTAATTATAAAATCAGGGATGATGCTGGGTATCGGCGAAGAATGGAACGAGATCCTTGATACGATGCTGATGATAAGAAGTACCGGCTGTGGTATCCTTACGCTGGGACAATATCTGAAACCAACAAAAAATGCCCTGCCAATTCAACGCTATTATACCCCGGATGAGTTTGAGTTATTACGGGCGGAAGGGAAACGAATGGGTTTTCAACACGTCGAATCGGGACCACTCGTACGCAGTTCTTATCATGCAAAGACGCAATCTGACATACTGTTTCTGCAGGAAGGCGAAACAATTCGTTGTTACGAATGAACATTAGATTGCTTCACCATGCGTAATGACAATACCATAAGCAAACGTTTCAGAAATTATCGTCAACATGCCGTCATGATGCCAACCAGGAATGGATAGCCTGCAACAAACACACTTTCCGGTAAGACAGTCTCCCGGCTGTCAGCACGGAAGTATGCAGTTTGATATTGATACTTATGACCTGTCCATGTTATGCGTAATTGCCTGACCTTGCAACTATTCCGATATTTCGTTTACCAAAAATGTTCCCTCCGGCGGGTTAACAAGAATTGTCTTTACACGTTCCTGCCACAAATTACTGAATTCCAATGATTCTTCCACAGATGCTTTACCTGAAATAACAAGGGGCATAAGCTTATCAATACGCACATTTGATGGTACCGGTTCAATCGAATAGGTTATTTCCACTTTTCTCCCGTTATCCTCTCTTTGGAATAGTATGGAACAAATTGCCCCTGGGTCCGGCAACTGACCACCATCAAATACCATGAGATTCTGCCTTCTGTATTTTCCTGCGGGGCCAAACCCTTTAAACCCATTTTCCCCGGAAGCTCCTGTTATGAATGTTACTACCTGCGATATCGGCCCATTTACCTGGTAATCAACATCACCCTTAAAAGTAACTTTTATATTTCCCCTTACAGGGATCTCATTACCGTACAAATACTTTAATGCTGTCTGTGTGGACTTATAAGCACCTGCAACTGCCGGGCAGGAGTGTCCTGCAAGTTTCACAGCATCCGCATAGGTAAACACCAGAACTGCTTCTTTATCCACAGCTCCAAGTACTATGGCTAACGGGTCTTTCAACCTGACCGGCTCCACACTGTCAAAAAAATCCCAGCTATACCTTGTTTGCCCTTCTGCATAACAATATCCCTGCAGAACAGGAAAATACAAAGATAATACTATCAACATTTGAAGAAAGGACCTTTTCAACAGATAAGTTTTGCAGAACACCGCCAGCGTTCCTTTCCCGAACTCCTCCAAATTTATTTTCATATCAGCAATTCCTTATTGAAGATTTCATAAAAGTTCTATACAATAAAAAATTTGTTAAACAACTTCTCTCTCTCTACTGTTTTTAGTAACCCGTATTGTATAGGGAATTTTCATTTTATTTAAACGGTTTTACGACACCCCCCCCTAAATTCCCCTTTTTTAAGGGGGACTTTGAGGGGCTAACCTAACGAAACGTTTCTAGTGTATCGTTCTGTAAATATGTTTACATATGTTATTGTCATTGCGAGCGGCAGCGAAGCAATCTTAAGGCTTCATAGAGCAAGAGTTTGCTTCGTCGTTCCACTCCTCGCAATGACATTCGTTTTTGTATAGGTTTTTATGAAACGTTGTATTAGTCTATAGCAAATATTTTGCAAAGGCAAGGGTATAATAGAGAATGAAAAAACTCCGGATTGGTGTTGTCCCCTATATGAATGCCAAACCATTAATCCATAGTCTCACTCAGGAATCAGACTCATTTGAATTGTTTTTTGAAGTGCCATCCCTTTTACCAGGTATGTTGAATAACAACAGGGTAGATATTGCAATTATTCCATCCATTGAATATTTCAGAAATCCTGCCTATATAATGATTCCCGGCATCTCTATTTCTTCGCAAAGAACAGTGGAAAGCGTTAAGATATTTTCAAAAGTACCTATTCAGGATATCCGATCCGTCGCATTGGACAAAAGTTCCTTAACCTCATGCGCTCTTACGAAAATTATTTTAGAAATGCAATACCAGCTTTCCCCCCAATACATCTTATGGAATAAACAATACGATATCTCCGGCACTAAAACCGATGCGGTTCTCCTTATCGGAGACAATGCCATGAAAATCACAGACAGCAGATACTTCACTATGGACTTGGGTGAAGCGTGGTTCGGATGCACACGCTTACCCTTCGTTTACGCTGTATGGGTTATTAAAAAAGATCACCCAATACCAGGGATAAACAATTTATTAAGAAGTGCAAAAGAAGAGGGTATGAAATCAATGAAGACCATAGCAATGGCAGAATCCCTGCGGCTCCAGCTTCCTTATGAAAGGTGTTTAAACTACCTTACCAATTCGATTTCATATAATCTTGGCAGCGATGAAATAGAAG is part of the Candidatus Jettenia sp. AMX2 genome and harbors:
- the gpmA gene encoding 2,3-diphosphoglycerate-dependent phosphoglycerate mutase encodes the protein MVKKLVLLRHGESIWNKENRFTGWTDVDISEQGRIEAQQAGKVLKENAHIFDIAYTSVLKRAIRTLWIVLDELDQMWIPVERSWRLNERHYGALQGLNKAETAKQFGDDKVLLWRRSYDIRPPALEKTDERYPGRDPRYRELKDSELPLTECLRDTVNRFLPYWESTIAPAIKAGKNVIIVAHGNSLRALVKHLDRISDKDIISLNIPTGIPLVYELDGQLQPIRSYYLTDAETKPQAAQTISAEDKADE
- a CDS encoding SAM-dependent methyltransferase is translated as MMERIVKEGKITFARFMEMALYHPQYGYYNSEKERIGKSGDYYTSPTVHKMFGELIAKQLKEMWRTMGRGQFTVAEIGANSGWLCHDIIHSVRKKYPDFYDHLHYCIIETNPYAGDKQRLLLNSSGPADKKVSWHSYTKDGFSFDKIEGCFLSNEFVDALPVHRLRVKNKVLKEIYVGYNGVNFFETEGEVSTHLIKEYLERLPLSLQEGQECEVNLCAVDWLKHISEKLQKGFVITIDYGDTIDRIYREGSLSGTVRCFYKHTVNRDYYHRPGEQDITAHVDFTTLMDMGKVFGLEVTGFTKQSHYFIALGILERLNTMKNDLDTILKVKNLFHPEGMGEVFKVLIQHKNIEDPHLESLRPLHLITL
- a CDS encoding ferritin family protein — protein: MKIGPVSEPATIMEILMEAIKREQESYDYYYRAALQATKPATRKMLLKLAEWEKEHVSELSNHIMEIKAQMEIDRAMTGGM
- a CDS encoding thiamine pyrophosphate-dependent dehydrogenase E1 component subunit alpha, with translation MMDIQRDDLLQMYYYLKLTRKFEERITSLYHQGRILGGAWTSNGTEAVSVGYAFALEKNDIAASYFRDMGAFIIRGISVKRIMAQYLGKKTGVSGGKEGNVHIGDLNYGVFGFPSHLADNYPVGAGAALAFKIRGEKRVVAACTGDGGTSRGDFHEAMNFASVRKLPIVFFCNNNQYAYSTPLHLQMAVKNIADRALAYGMPNKIVDGNNVVDVYTAAKEAYEFARNGGGPTFIECKTMRMHGHSEHDSAKYVPRELLEEWRKKDPITNMETYLRENNIVKKEELDSIDTRIKNEIDEAEEFAETSPYPSPEDALEDVYATPVEE
- a CDS encoding alpha-ketoacid dehydrogenase subunit beta; protein product: MKEINYLEAIKEALYEEMVRDQSVLILGEDVGVYGGAFRVTEGFYEKFGEWRVLDTPLSESGFTGAAIGASLVGMRPVVEMQFADFISCAFDQLVNVAAKNHYRWGAATPIVVRAPYGGNIHGGAFHSQCIEGFFFNVPGLKIVAPSTAYDAKGLLKASIRDNDPVIYCEHKYLYRRIKDPVPEEDYVVPIGKARVAMEGRDVSVITYGAMVHTAIEAAQMLKDKKISCEIIDLRTILPLDKKSIFTTVQKTNKVVVVHEQTKTGGVGAEISALINEYCFEYLDGPVIRVAAPDTPVPFSAPMEEAFIPKASDIVSAVEKLVRY
- a CDS encoding dihydrolipoamide acetyltransferase family protein; the protein is MPIDVIMPQMGESVAEGTISKWLVHEGDTVEKDQPVVEISTDKIDTEVPSPVKGILKKILYPEGKTVPVQTVIAQIESAEQKGGMEIPEKRPEFAKKAEEVKEPERTEEKEKRYSPLVRRLAREYHVNLEEIKGTGEGGRITKKDIMDYVSLKPVISAPPPEEAEKRVVEREVLVPLNPKRRLTAERMIQSKRAAAHVTTVFEIDMTNIERYREIHNVILKKEGIHFTYLPFITLAAARALREYPIMNSSWTDDGILQKNYINIGMAVSLEDGLIVPVIRDADKKDLLQLSREIQDLAKRSREKKLTPEDVQGGTFTITNYGINGSLLGTPVILLPQVAILGAGAVVKKPVVIAGDAIAIRSMMYLSLSFDHRVMDGANADTFLRKIKDILEKWEVFSHKKDTSYEKEHTAPPTGYGGVW
- the lipB gene encoding lipoyl(octanoyl) transferase LipB; translation: MKRNTLLLQPGMVEYGEAWELQKALLEARASDSIPDCLILLQHPPTFTFGRRYKEANLFSNRAYYEDHGFAVYKTDRGGLATYHGPGQAVGYPIIKMNTYTKDFHYYLRMLENVMIGTLSDMGIPAQRKDGYTGVWIRDAKIGFIGIRVAFGYTMHGFSLNINNDLKPFDYITPCGIEGITITSVRNITNSKIDMQEVYDILRYNYSNVFNVSLIPTKIEMVMQEIYLMENHRTNRYQHQTDET
- the lipA gene encoding lipoyl synthase gives rise to the protein MHPDWLKTRLPSGENFNEIKGILHKEKLHTVCEEALCPNIGECFEQRTATFLILGDICTRRCGFCAVKKGNPSGIYEDEPYRIAGAVKEIGLQYVVITSVTRDDLTDGGASIYSRTLHAIRRAVKNCRIEVLIPDFRGNTEALEILLEAKPDVLNHNLETIPRLYSLVRPQADYFRSLKLLRHAHEKMPALIIKSGMMLGIGEEWNEILDTMLMIRSTGCGILTLGQYLKPTKNALPIQRYYTPDEFELLRAEGKRMGFQHVESGPLVRSSYHAKTQSDILFLQEGETIRCYE
- a CDS encoding FmdE family protein; its protein translation is MKINLEEFGKGTLAVFCKTYLLKRSFLQMLIVLSLYFPVLQGYCYAEGQTRYSWDFFDSVEPVRLKDPLAIVLGAVDKEAVLVFTYADAVKLAGHSCPAVAGAYKSTQTALKYLYGNEIPVRGNIKVTFKGDVDYQVNGPISQVVTFITGASGENGFKGFGPAGKYRRQNLMVFDGGQLPDPGAICSILFQREDNGRKVEITYSIEPVPSNVRIDKLMPLVISGKASVEESLEFSNLWQERVKTILVNPPEGTFLVNEISE
- a CDS encoding menaquinone biosynthesis protein; amino-acid sequence: MKKLRIGVVPYMNAKPLIHSLTQESDSFELFFEVPSLLPGMLNNNRVDIAIIPSIEYFRNPAYIMIPGISISSQRTVESVKIFSKVPIQDIRSVALDKSSLTSCALTKIILEMQYQLSPQYILWNKQYDISGTKTDAVLLIGDNAMKITDSRYFTMDLGEAWFGCTRLPFVYAVWVIKKDHPIPGINNLLRSAKEEGMKSMKTIAMAESLRLQLPYERCLNYLTNSISYNLGSDEIEGLKMFYSYAVSSGLASKGVDIVFNDA